The Mytilus galloprovincialis chromosome 7, xbMytGall1.hap1.1, whole genome shotgun sequence genome has a window encoding:
- the LOC143082914 gene encoding uncharacterized protein LOC143082914 has product MAHIFILLLQISVLLCVLVDLTSAHGADDANPCTSSHCQNGGTCRADGQSFHCECHEGYGGDFCNLDQPVIHHAIVVGDNVKLECYTNVSLPRLLDVEWFKSVDGNNTRVNLTADVTKYSGGTLSKHSLTIYRTNFDDTAGYSCRTNNTAFEVNQEFHHVAVEGVKYECSSLNENQVILNYIGIAVEVVFADQTNTECLFTPVDDKYDNFTLTVGLGNVNSTSNVSHPCNFTKTSEDYFSGRVIVRRTIKSVDTTKDNAFAVHCSYVITTNSMAQITTKPKPIVAPVLQTQPSGPKSEASYKVEVRKYNGRRLRSPKFGARVIFKAFMTPAGNETAFTVSSCQISDNNKRKVIPVIINGCGTGHPFKVTEGFKMSGLTGKSPIFKMFTLRRGHRLNIACQFFVCNESCDGSSCKKT; this is encoded by the exons ctTCTACAGATAAGTGTGTTATTGTGTGTGTTGGTAGATCTGACGTCAGCCCATGGTGCAGACGATG ccAACCCTTGCACTAGTTCACATTGTCAAAATGGTGGCACGTGTAGAGCAGACGGTCAAAGCTTTCATTGTGAGTGTCACGAGGGATATGGTGGAGATTTTTGTAACCTTG ATCAGCCAGTAATTCATCATGCTATCGTGGTTGGCGATAATGTTAAACTTGAGTGCTATACAAATGTAAGTTTACCCAGGCTGTTAGATGTTGAATGGTTTAAATCTGTAGACGGAAACAATACACGTGTCAATCTAACAGCTGATGTCACTAAATATTCCGGTGGAACATTATCTAAACACAGCCTGACAATATATCGTACCAACTTTGATGACACTGCAGGTTATTCCTGTCGGACCAATAATACGGCCTTTGAAGTAAACCAAGAATTCCATCACGTCGCAGTTGAAGGAG taaaatatGAATGTAGTTCCTTGAACGAAAATCAAGTCATACTGAATTACATAGGAATTGCAGTAGAAGTTGTTTTCGCGGATCAGACCAATACAGAATGTTTATTTACGCCTGTGGATGATAAGTATGATAACTTCACACTCACAGTAGGATTAGGGAATGTAAACAGCACCAGTAACGTTAGCCATCCATGTAATTTTACG aaaacCTCAGAAGATTACTTTTCAGGCAGAGTAATAGTGAGACGAACGATTAAGAGTGTTGACACTACAAAAGATAACGCCTTTGCTGTCCACTGTTCATATGTTATCACTACAAACAGTATGGCACAAATAACCACCAAGCCCAAACC AATAGTTGCCCCTGTTCTACAGACACAGCCAAGTGGTCCAAAGTCAGAGGCATCATATAAAGTTGAAGTTCGGAAGTATAATGGAAGGCGTCTGAGATCTCCTAAATTTGGTGCTCGTGTTATTTTTAAAGCCTTTATGACTC CTGCAGGAAACGAAACAGCTTTTACCGTCTCCAGTTGTCAAATATCCGATAATAACAAAAGGAAAGTCATACCTGTTATAATAAATGG CTGTGGAACAGGCCACCCTTTCAAAGTTACAGAAGGTTTTAAAATGAGCGGACTCACAGGGAAAAGtccaatttttaaaatgttcacttTACGTAGAGGACATAGATTAAACATTGCATGCCAGTTTTTTGTATGTAACGAAAGTTGTGATGGG aGTTCCTGCAAAAAGACATAA
- the LOC143082912 gene encoding alpha-1,3-mannosyl-glycoprotein 4-beta-N-acetylglucosaminyltransferase C-like isoform X3 encodes MVNSEEGFHFNTRELLKIPGQQPNWRQQAQMIKTRSVLPRYLTIGIPTVRRQKTSYFFETVDSLLNCTTKAKLSDIVIVIFLADFNSTWKQEMSTKIRNKYENLLNNGDMHVIEAPRDFYPKLDNLEHTFNDSEERTKWRSKQNVDYAFLWLYSSDLSKFYMQIEDDVFTISGYLDAIKKFIAEQKNDWTCLEFSTMGFIGKVFHSKELEKLAKTVLMFYDKQPVDFLYIYFNHLNLQGGRIIRRPTIFRHVGYHSSLPGKTMNAADKYFDNFEKSLKGDNPTAKLFTTLKVSPDFPLDLAYSADYGYFWSQSAPRVNDTVHILFDEPQSITKVVVVTGSREHPNDKLEHARLEACLSVQLLGANNIKCYNTLTLGSFKNGSITIDNLKSSTNFKIACLKIVVTKEQSWWLIIKEIAIFLH; translated from the exons CCAGGACAACAGCCTAACTGGAGACAACAAGCACAGATGATTAAAACTAGATCAGTATTACCAA GATATCTAACAATAGGAATTCCCACCGTGCGAAGACAAAAGACCAGTTATTTTTTTGAAACCGTCGATTCACTTCTCAACTGTACAACTAAAGCTAAGCTGTCTGACATTGTTATTGTAATTTTCTTAGCAGACTTTAACAGCACGTGGAAGCAGGAAATGTCAACTAAAATACGAAATAAATACGAAAATCTGTTAAATAATGGTGATATGCATGTCATAGAAGCACCAAGAGATTTTTATCCTAAATTAGATAATCTAGAACACACATTTAACGATAGTGAGGAAAGAACAAAATGGCgatcaaaacaaaatgttgatTATGCATTTTTATGGCTATACAGTTCAGACCTTTCGAAATTTTATATGCAAATAGAAGACGATGTTTTTACAATATCAGGTTATTTAGATGCCATTAAGAAATTTATAGCAGAACAAAAAAACGATTGGACCTGTTTAGAATTTTCAACCATGGGATTTATTGGAAAAGTATTTCATTCTAAAGAATTAGAAAAGCTAGCAAAAACCGTTTTAATGTTTTATGATAAACAACcagttgattttttatatatttattttaaccatTTGAATCTACAAGGAGGACGTATAATTCGTCGACCAACAATTTTCCGACACGTGGGATATCATTCGTCTCTTCCAGGAAAAACTATGAATGCAgctgacaaatattttgataattttgaaaaatcattaaagggCGATAACCCGACTGCTAAATTGTTTACCACGCTGAAAGTGTCACCAGACTTCCCGTTAGATTTAGCTTATTCTGCAGACTATGGTTACTTCTGGTCTCAGTCAGCACCACGAGTAAATGATACAGTACATATACTATTCGACGAGCCTCAAAGCATTACAAAAGTGGTAGTCGTTACCGGATCTAGAGAACATCCGAATGATAAACTAGAGCATGCGCGATTAGAAGCATGTCTGAGTGTTCAATTATTGGGAGCAAATAACATAAAATGTTATAATACTTTGACGTTAGGTTCGTTCAAGAACGGCAGTATAACGATTGACAACTTGAAAAGttcaacaaattttaaaatagcCTGTTTAAAAATAGTAGTGACGAAAGAACAATCATGGTGGCTGATTATTAAAGAGATTGCTATTTTCTTACATTAA